TGGTGACCTTCCTCGCGGTGATCGGCGTGGCGGTCTTCATGCCGAACGACATCGACATCGACGAGGAAGAGGCCAAGCTCGCCTCGACCGGCTAGCCCTGCGACACCGCGCTCATGCCCTTGCGACAGGATCGACCGGTGACCTCGACGCGGACCACGCGGGTGTGGCTGGCCGTGGCCGGTAGCGCTGTCGTCGCGGCAGCGGTCGTGATCCCGATAGTCCTCACCCACGGCGGGAACGATGGCAGCTACACCGGCGGCCCCCGGCCGGTGACGGCGGCCGAGGCGGAGCGGCTCGCCACCATGCGGGTCACGAACTTCGAGGCGGTCGGTGTCGCGTTCCACGCGAACGTCGCCGCGGCGCAGGGCAGCGTCACCGTCAACGGCGACGTGGACTTCCACACGTTGACCGGGTACGGCGAGGTGTCGAGCAAGAACGCCGCGTCGTACACGATCGAATGGAACCCCAGCCGGCTGATCGCCTGGCGCAGCTCCGGCAGGCCGACCGCCGCGCCTGCGGCGCTCCCGGTGACTCCGCCGCGCGAGCGAGCGCTCTCGCCGTCGACGTCAGGCGTGGACACCGTGCTCGCGCTGCTGCTCGGACTCGGCGAAAGCCGCCCGGACGACGCCGGGCAGGTCCGCCAGGACGGTGCGCGGTGGCTGCGGACCGCGACGCTCGACGGCGAGACCGTCGACGTCATGCAGGGCCCGTCTGCGAAAGGTGCCGGTCACGGCTCGGACACCTCGCTGGACTTCTGGGTGGACCGCACCGGTCACCTGCTGCGGGTCGACGCGTATCTGTCCGGCGTCACCACGCCGAGCGAGATCGATCTCGACCCGAACGGCTACACCGGGGTGCCGACGTCGGCGTACCTGACCGCCGACAGCTCTAGCTGACCGACGCCGTCAGCGGGACCGGCCTCGCCAGGCTCCAGCTGAACGTCTCCGGGAAGTCCGCGAGCTCGACCGGCGTCGCGACCTCGGCGACCGTCATCCCGCCGGCGTCGGCGGCGGTGCGCAGCGCATCGCGGTCGAAGTCCCACAGCCGCATCGCGTTGCCGCCGAGCATTGCGCGTACGTCGGGCTCCGGCATGCCTGCAAAGACGTGCCGCACCACCTCGCGGTGCACCGGCACGGCGCCTTCCAGGTGCGGGTAGTCGGCACCCCACATCAGCTTGTCGACCCCGACCTCGTCGCGCATCTCGGCCTCGTAGCGCTTCATCAGCGAGCCCGCGAGATGCACGTGCTTAGCGACGTACTCGGCTGGGCGCAGCTTCAGGTACGACCGCACGGGCGCGCCGCCGTGAGTGTCGAAGAAGGACTCCATGTCCCGGACCAGCGACGGCAACCACTGCACGCCGTTCTCCGCCATGACGACCTGCAGCTTCGGGTGCCGGTCGAAGACGCCACCGAAGATCATGAACCACAACGAACGCCTCGTGAACACGAAGACCTCGAACAGGCCCAGCATGCCGCTGTGCTCGTCGTCGTAGAGGTACTTCGAGTCGGTGGCGGTGCCCGACGCGCCGGTGTGGAAGTTCAAGACGATGCCGAGGTCCTCGCACGCCGACCAGAACGGATCGAAGTACGACGCGGCGTAGCCCGGGAGCTTCGCGCGAACCGACATCGCCGGCATCATGACGCCGCCGAAGATGCCGTTGTCCCTGGCCCACGCGAGCTCCTCGATCGCGCGGTCGATGTCGTGCAGATCGATCGGGAGCACCCCGGCGCGGCGGCCCTTCGCCGCGTTGCAGAAGTCCGCGAGCCAGCGGTTGTAGCCGTGCAGCGCCGGCCAGACGACGTCGAGACCGTCGGCGGTGGCCGAGCCGAGATACATCGCCGGTGAGATCCCGCCGGTCAGGACCGGACCCGGGTAGGACACCTCGCCCTGGATGCCTTGCTCCTCGAGGACGGCGAGTCGCCGACCGTCCCGGTCGCCGGCGAACACCCAGTCGGTGCTGTAGCGCTCGATCCAGGTCGCGGCCGCTGCGATGTCGACTCCCATCCCGGCCAGCCGGCGGGCAGCGGTCGCGCGGACCGGATCGGGATCGTCGACCGGACCCGGGTCGTGACCGCCGAGCATGCTCATCGCCGTGGACGAGAGGTCACCGAAGGCAGCCACCGCCTCGCGATGACCCGGGTCGACGTAGGACAGGAACTGGTCGAGGTCGTCCGGAGCGGCGTGCGCGTCAGCGGACACCACGACGTAGGGCTTGCCCGTGTCCGGCCCCTCGATCATGTGGGCAGCGTAAGGCGCAGCCGCGCCCGCCGCGACCGACCTCAGCCGGCTTCGACGACCGCCTTGATCCGTTCGAGCGTGGTCCGCATCCCGTCACGGTTCGTCTTGCCCCGCGCCCATCCGGCGAGCGCCCAGTAGATGCGAGTCCCGACGTTGCGATGCAACGCGAACCATTCGGTCGCGTCCGTCCCGTCCCCCGCCGCGGCGAGCCGGTAACCCCAGGTGTTGATCACCCGGTCCCCGGGGCCGAGTACGTCGAAGGCGAAGCTCTCGCCGGGCACGCAGTCGGTCACGCGGCAGTTGGTCCAGTAGACCGGGCCTCTGCCGTTGCGCTTGACGTGGCCGCGGAAGCGCGCGCCGACCGCCGGGCCGTTCGCCCCGTCGGCCCATCGCGCCTCGAACGTCTCCGGACTGAACTCACCGATCCGGGTGACGTCGCTGACCAGGTCCCAGACCCGCGCCGGCGGCGCCGAGATGTGAACCGTCACCTCGTCGCGCATGCCGGCAGCCTATGGCCGGGACGGCTACCTGAGGGCCCAGACCACCCGAACCGATGCGCCGATGGTCTGCGTCCCCGGGTTGATCGGCACCGGCGCCGCGGTGACGCCGCCGGCGCCGCCCGAGGCTGCGACCGGCACGGGGTAGCGGACCACGCCACCGCCGCTCGATGTCGCGACGATGCTGATCACCCGGCCGAGGTGCCGCCCGGCGAGCTCGGCGTACTGCTCGGCGGCGGCCTTCGCGTTGGCGAACGCCTGTGCGCGCGCCTTGGACTGGTACTGCGCGCGGTTGGAGATCGTCAGGTCGGTGCTGTCGATGTCGAGCCCGTTGCCGCCCGCCTGCGACGCGGCGCCGAGCGCGGTCTCGGCGGTGCTGAGCGGGTGCATCCGGGCGGTGATCGACTCGTCGGCCCGGTAGCCGTCGATCGCGCCGCCCTTGCCGTACGTCGCCCCGACCGAGACTCCGGAAGTCTGGATGTCGCTTTGCGCCACGCCGTTCGCTTCGAGGGCGTTGACGACGTTCGTCGCCACCTGGCTGGCGGCGGTGAGCGCGTCGGAGGCGTTGGCGGCCCGCGCGTGGGCGTCCATGTCGGCGATGAGCGTGTCGGGGGTGCCCTTGACGCTGCCGTGGCCGGAGACGCTGACGGAGTCGGTCGACGGGGCCGCGGCGGCCGGCGTCGCGCTCGCGACCACGAGCCCTCCGAACGCCAACGTGGTGGCGGCGGCGACCTTGGTCAGGCTGTGCAGGGCCATTTCCCCTCCTCGGTGCGGTTGCAACTCAGACGCAGCAGCGTGCCGTCCGGTTTCGTCCGACCTAGTGGAACGGGTCGCGGGGCGGCGGGTCCTTCAGCTCAGCACGCGAGCAGGTGTCCAGCGTCAGCCCGGCGTAACCGAGCGCGTCGTTGCACAGCGACTCCACCGTCCACCCGCGCTTGCTGCCGTGGTCGGTCACGGTGACGCGGTAGATCGTGATGTCGTACCGCGTGGGTGCGCCGTAGGCCGTGGCGATCGTGCCGACCAGCATGGACGAGCCGGCCATGCCGCCCGGGCCGTCCCATGGCTTGTCGAAGCGCTGCCAGAGTCCGGGGTTGACGATCCAGACGCCGCCGTTGGCGACGTCGAGGCGCGCCAGCTCGTCGACGACGAGCTGCGCCTCGGCCTGCTTGAGCACCGCGGCGGGCCGGATGACCCTGCTGGTCTCAGCCACATCCCCCTCCGGTCCTCGAGCAGCGCTGCGAAGGCACGCTATACCGCACCGGTCGCCTCCCGACGGACACCCACAGAGTTTGCCGGGGCGCTGACCTCCAGGATCCGGCGTACGACGACCTCCGGGTCGTCCCACATCGGCATGTGGCCGAGGCCGGGAAGCGGGACGAACTCGGCCTGCGGAACCATTCGCTGCATCCGCTGGTAACAGGCGGGCCACCGGATCAGCCGATCCCGTGTGCCGTAGAGGATCCGCACCGGCACCTCGATCGGGCCGAGCTCGTCGAAGGCGTTCCCCGCCGCGGCCTGCGCGACCGCGTCGGCGAACACGGTGCAGTTGGCAGCCCCCGTGAAGAACGCCATGGCGGCCTCAGCGGTGACGTTGCCGGGGCGAGCCATCAGGTCACGGAACGCAACGCGACGAAGCGCCGGGGTCCGCGCGATCCGCGGCAGCATCGGCGCGCTCGCCCGCAGCCGCCGCTGAGCGGACCGGAAGTAGCGCAGGATCCGGTGGTCTTCGGCGGAACCGATCTCCCAGCCGCCGGCCGGGCACAGTGCGACGACTGACAGCGCGCGGCCGCGGACCGCCAGCTCGAGCGCGGCCCACCCGCCGAGGGAGTTTCCGACCAGATGCGCCTGGCCGATGCCTTGCTCGTCGAGCTGGCGCTCCAGCAGGTCGAGACTGGCAGTGATCATCGCCGGACCGCCCGCCGGCACCGGCGGCCCGCCGTAATGGCCCGGCAAGGCCGGCGCGAAGACCCGATGGTGCGCTTCGAGCGCCGCAAGCACCGGGTTCCAGGTACGCCAGGTGTCGGTGAACCCGTGGAGCAGGACCATCGGCGTACCGCTGCCCCCGGCGTGGAACGGCTCGGGTGGCGGGACGGGGAGCCGTCCGGGCCTGATCGCGAGTGCGGGCACGACGTCCATTCAAGCCCATCCGTGGCACGTGCCGGACCCTGCTTCGGTAGCGTCGCCGGCGTGAGCGAGCAGCCCCACCTCGTCGTCGTCGGCGCGTCTCTGGCGGGGCTGCGTGCCGCCGAGGGCGCCCGCCGCAGCGGGTTCACCGGAGCGATCACTCTCCTCGGCGACGAGCCCCACACCCCGTACGACCGGCCGCCGCTGTCGAAGGAGTTCCTGACCGCCGACGCCGTACCGGCCCCGACGGTGCTGCGCGAGCAGGCGATGCTGCGCGACGAGCTCGGCATCGACGTCCGGCTCGGTACCGCCGCGACCGGGCTCGACCCGGACGGTCGCGAGATCGCCACCTCCGACGGGCCGCTTCGCTACACGACGGCCGTGATCGCCACGGGCGCGACGCCGCGCACCATCCCGGGCACCGAGCAGCTGGCCGGCGTGCACGTGCTTCGCACGATCGACGACGCGCGCAAGATCCGCGAGGCGCTCGACTCCGGGGCGCGCACCGTGGTCGTCGGCGCCGGGTTCATCGGCTCGGAGATCGCTGCGTCCGCCCGCGCCCGCGGTGTCGAGGTGACGGTCGTCGAGGCCATGGCGACACCACTCGCCCGCCCGGTCGGCGAACAGATGGGCCGGGTGCTCGCCTCGCTGCACGAGCGCAACGGCACCACGCTGCGGGTCGGCGTCGGGGTCGAGGCGCTCGAAGGCGAGGACAAGGTCCGCGCCGTCCGGCTCGCCGACGGCACGACGATCGAGGCCGAGCTGGTGGTCGTGGGCATCGGGGTCACGCCCAACACCGAGTGGCTGCGCGGCTGCGTCGAGCTGGACAACGGCGTCGTCTGCGACGAGTTCCTGCGTACCAGCGCCGAGGGGGTGTACGCCGCGGGCGACATCGCGAACTGGCTCAACCCGACGTTCGGGCGGCGGATGCGGTTGGAGCACTGGACCATCGCGGCCGAGCAAGGCGGTCACGCCGGCCGCAACGCCGCCGACCCGGGCGCGGCGACCCCGTTCGAGACCGTCCCGTACTTCTGGTCGGACTGGTACGGCAAGCGGATCCAGTTCGTCGGCGTCGCCGCGGATGCCGACGAGGTCCTGCCGGTCGCCGGCGACCTCGACGGCGACTCGTTCGTCACGTTGTACCGGCGGGGGGACAAGCTCTCCGGCGCGCTCGCCCTGGAACAGCGCTCGCAGATCATGAAGTACCGCGCGATGCTCGCCGCGCAGGCGTCCTGGGACGAGGCACTGGCGTTCGCCAAGGAGCGCGCCGCCAAAGCCGCCGCCAAGGCCGCCGCCCCCTGAGCGAATGGCACATGGGTGTCGCCATGGCGGTACGCGTGGCACACCCGTATCGCCATATAGCAGTACCTATGTGTCATCCGCTCGCAGGTGCTGGTTGAGGAAGGCGACCTGAAGCAGGAGCAGGTACTCGGCCACCGTCTCCTGCGGCGTCATGTGCGTCACGCCGGTCAGTGGGAGCACGCTGTGCGGCCGGCCCGCCTCGGTGAGCCGCTGCGAGAGCCGCAACGTGTGCGCGGCGAAGACGTTGTCGTCGGCCAGCCCGTGGATGAGCAACAGCGGCCGCGAGAGCGTGTCAGCGTCGGTGAGCAGTGAGTTCGCGCGGTACGCCGCAGGCTGCGCGTCCGGCGTACCGAGGTAGCGCTCGGTGTAGAAGGTGTCGTAGAGCGCCCAGTCGGTGACCGGAGCGCCGGCGACGGCCGCGTGAAAGACGTCCGGTCGGCGCAGCACCGCGAGTGCCGCGAGCCAGCCGCCGAACGACCAGCCGCGGATGCCGACCCGGCTCAGGTCGAGATCCGGCTCGACCTCGGCCGCCGCATGCAACGCGTCCACCTGGTCGTCGAGCACGGGCCCGGCGAAGTCCAGGTGCACCTCGCGCTCCCACGCCGGGTCACGCCCGGCCATGCCGCGGTTGTCGACGACGAGTACGGCGAACCCCTGGTCGGCGAGCCACTGCGGCTCGAGCCAGGCGGAGCGAACCGAGAGCACACGCTGCGAGTGCGGCCCGCCGTACGGGTCCATGAGCACCGGCAGCTTCGTCCCCGCGACGTGCTCGCGCGGCAGCACCAAGCCGGCGCACAGCGACCGGGATCCCAGCCGGAGCATCCGGACCTTCGGCTCGAAGGGCGGTGTCAGCGCCAGCGAGCGCACCTCGACCCGCCTGGCGTCGAAGTGGATGTGGGCCTGGCCACCGAACTGGGTCAGGCCGGACTCCACGGTCACCGTCGTGGCGCCGCCGACCAGCGCGCGATGGATGCCGGTGCCGCCGGCCACCTCGCACACCTGCTCGCCGTCCCACCAGTAGGCGTTGATCGAGGTGGGATCGCCCTTCGACGCGGTGAAGGTCAGCCCACCGCGGTGGACCCCCACGACGTCGCGGACGTACATGTCGTCGGGCGTGACCCGCCGCGCCCCCACCCACAGGCCGCGGACCCCGGTCACGTCGGCCACCCGCACGAGCTCGTCGCGCCACCACATCGGTACGCCGTCGAAGAGCTCCACCCATGCCGGATCCGAGTCGACGGCAAGCTCAGCCGTCTCACCGGTCTCGACGTCGACCGCCAGGGTGCGGATCTCCCGCTGGTCACGACTCACCACTGCGAGCAGCGGCGGCCCGCCGGCACTCCAGTGGACCCGGCCGAGGTACGGCGAGCGCTCGCGGTCCCAGACGACCTCCTGCCTGGAGCCGTCGAGCTGGACGTGCCAGAGCGTCACGTCGACGTCCGCCGTCCCGGCGGCGGGATAGCGCACCGCGGTGGGCTCGCGATCCGGGTGCGCCGGGTCGGCGATCCACCACTGCGCGACGGGGGCTTCGTCGACCCGCGCCACCAGCAGCGACCGGCCCTCCGGCGCCCACCAGTAGCCGCGGAAGCGGTTCATCTCCTCCGCCGCGACGAACTCGGCGCGCCCCCACGAGACGGTCGGCGACGGTTCGTCGGCGAGCACCTGCTCGTTCCCGCCGTCGATGTCGACCACGCGCACAGCGGCGCCGTCGACGAACGCCACACGCGCACCGGTCGGGTCGGGACGCGGGTCGAAGCACGCGCTGGCGGAGCCGACCTCTCGGATCTCGCCCGTGTCGACCGTCACGACGCACAGCCGGCCGCCCGCGGCGTAGGCAACCACCCGACCGGAGTCGTCGGCGGCGTACGACACGACACCGGTGGCGCCCTCGCGCAGTCGTTCGCGGCGAGCGCGCTCGGTAGCGGTCAGCTCGCCGTCGGCGGCCGGGTCGACGACCGGCCGCTCGACGCCGTCGGCCGCATCGACCACCCACAGGCCGGTGCGCGGGTCGTCGCCCGCGGCTGCACGCAGGAACAGCACCCGCTCGCCGTCCGCGCAGATCGTGAAGGTGCGCGGCTCACCGAGGGTGAAACGCTGCGTCCGCGCCCGTAGCCGCGGGAACGACACGTTGGAGCCGGTCAATGCGGGGCGCCGACGAGCGAAGCGGGATCGACCCCGGCGCCAGCCGTGTCGGCACGCAGCCGGGCCAGTACGTCGGGCAGCTGGTCGGCGTAGACGACGTCGAGCCGCTGGGTCGCACGAGTCAGCGCGACGTAGAGGTCGCGCAGGCCCCGCTCACCCTCGGCCAGCCACGCCGCGGGCTCGACGACGACGACCGCGTCGAACTCCAGGCCCTTGGCGTCCCCGATCTCGAGGACGGCGATCGGCGCGTCCAGGCCCGCGGACCCGGTCCCGACCTCTCCCGGGAAGCCCTCGTCGAGCGCTGCCTGCACGGCGGCGAAGTCGCCGCCGGCGGCGAGGACGGCCAGCCGG
This window of the Mycobacteriales bacterium genome carries:
- a CDS encoding amidohydrolase family protein; protein product: MIEGPDTGKPYVVVSADAHAAPDDLDQFLSYVDPGHREAVAAFGDLSSTAMSMLGGHDPGPVDDPDPVRATAARRLAGMGVDIAAAATWIERYSTDWVFAGDRDGRRLAVLEEQGIQGEVSYPGPVLTGGISPAMYLGSATADGLDVVWPALHGYNRWLADFCNAAKGRRAGVLPIDLHDIDRAIEELAWARDNGIFGGVMMPAMSVRAKLPGYAASYFDPFWSACEDLGIVLNFHTGASGTATDSKYLYDDEHSGMLGLFEVFVFTRRSLWFMIFGGVFDRHPKLQVVMAENGVQWLPSLVRDMESFFDTHGGAPVRSYLKLRPAEYVAKHVHLAGSLMKRYEAEMRDEVGVDKLMWGADYPHLEGAVPVHREVVRHVFAGMPEPDVRAMLGGNAMRLWDFDRDALRTAADAGGMTVAEVATPVELADFPETFSWSLARPVPLTASVS
- a CDS encoding SRPBCC family protein; amino-acid sequence: MRDEVTVHISAPPARVWDLVSDVTRIGEFSPETFEARWADGANGPAVGARFRGHVKRNGRGPVYWTNCRVTDCVPGESFAFDVLGPGDRVINTWGYRLAAAGDGTDATEWFALHRNVGTRIYWALAGWARGKTNRDGMRTTLERIKAVVEAG
- a CDS encoding SIMPL domain-containing protein (The SIMPL domain is named for its presence in mouse protein SIMPL (signalling molecule that associates with mouse pelle-like kinase). Bacterial member BP26, from Brucella, was shown to assemble into a channel-like structure, while YggE from E. coli has been associated with resistance to oxidative stress.), with amino-acid sequence MALHSLTKVAAATTLAFGGLVVASATPAAAAPSTDSVSVSGHGSVKGTPDTLIADMDAHARAANASDALTAASQVATNVVNALEANGVAQSDIQTSGVSVGATYGKGGAIDGYRADESITARMHPLSTAETALGAASQAGGNGLDIDSTDLTISNRAQYQSKARAQAFANAKAAAEQYAELAGRHLGRVISIVATSSGGGVVRYPVPVAASGGAGGVTAAPVPINPGTQTIGASVRVVWALR
- a CDS encoding alpha/beta fold hydrolase, producing MDVVPALAIRPGRLPVPPPEPFHAGGSGTPMVLLHGFTDTWRTWNPVLAALEAHHRVFAPALPGHYGGPPVPAGGPAMITASLDLLERQLDEQGIGQAHLVGNSLGGWAALELAVRGRALSVVALCPAGGWEIGSAEDHRILRYFRSAQRRLRASAPMLPRIARTPALRRVAFRDLMARPGNVTAEAAMAFFTGAANCTVFADAVAQAAAGNAFDELGPIEVPVRILYGTRDRLIRWPACYQRMQRMVPQAEFVPLPGLGHMPMWDDPEVVVRRILEVSAPANSVGVRREATGAV
- a CDS encoding FAD-dependent oxidoreductase, which codes for MSEQPHLVVVGASLAGLRAAEGARRSGFTGAITLLGDEPHTPYDRPPLSKEFLTADAVPAPTVLREQAMLRDELGIDVRLGTAATGLDPDGREIATSDGPLRYTTAVIATGATPRTIPGTEQLAGVHVLRTIDDARKIREALDSGARTVVVGAGFIGSEIAASARARGVEVTVVEAMATPLARPVGEQMGRVLASLHERNGTTLRVGVGVEALEGEDKVRAVRLADGTTIEAELVVVGIGVTPNTEWLRGCVELDNGVVCDEFLRTSAEGVYAAGDIANWLNPTFGRRMRLEHWTIAAEQGGHAGRNAADPGAATPFETVPYFWSDWYGKRIQFVGVAADADEVLPVAGDLDGDSFVTLYRRGDKLSGALALEQRSQIMKYRAMLAAQASWDEALAFAKERAAKAAAKAAAP
- a CDS encoding prolyl oligopeptidase family serine peptidase — translated: MTGSNVSFPRLRARTQRFTLGEPRTFTICADGERVLFLRAAAGDDPRTGLWVVDAADGVERPVVDPAADGELTATERARRERLREGATGVVSYAADDSGRVVAYAAGGRLCVVTVDTGEIREVGSASACFDPRPDPTGARVAFVDGAAVRVVDIDGGNEQVLADEPSPTVSWGRAEFVAAEEMNRFRGYWWAPEGRSLLVARVDEAPVAQWWIADPAHPDREPTAVRYPAAGTADVDVTLWHVQLDGSRQEVVWDRERSPYLGRVHWSAGGPPLLAVVSRDQREIRTLAVDVETGETAELAVDSDPAWVELFDGVPMWWRDELVRVADVTGVRGLWVGARRVTPDDMYVRDVVGVHRGGLTFTASKGDPTSINAYWWDGEQVCEVAGGTGIHRALVGGATTVTVESGLTQFGGQAHIHFDARRVEVRSLALTPPFEPKVRMLRLGSRSLCAGLVLPREHVAGTKLPVLMDPYGGPHSQRVLSVRSAWLEPQWLADQGFAVLVVDNRGMAGRDPAWEREVHLDFAGPVLDDQVDALHAAAEVEPDLDLSRVGIRGWSFGGWLAALAVLRRPDVFHAAVAGAPVTDWALYDTFYTERYLGTPDAQPAAYRANSLLTDADTLSRPLLLIHGLADDNVFAAHTLRLSQRLTEAGRPHSVLPLTGVTHMTPQETVAEYLLLLQVAFLNQHLRADDT